caactttataagcctatacccttagtcgtctttaacgacatccatgggaaagggatggagtggtggTTTGGTAAGTCaatctttaaattataacttcTCACGCATAAtaatttacctacttatttaggcaccaatatttttactatttttgaaTAGGTTCTGTAAATATcatttaatcatattttacaaagttaagaaaaaaaatgtgcaaGTCACATTTATGtgcctttaaaaattatgagccTTTGCCAACGACTTcgttgaaatatatatatgggagaaatacatatagtatTATTATCCAATTTTATCCCATCCTCGTACGAATCAGGTTATCTCAGTacaatttgataaatttataaacgtgTAACTTTTGAACCTTGTGAAGTGACCTTTTCAGACCCGTGGTAGCAATAACTatgatatatctatatattttttttttttttttttttcagctaTCGTGTATAAAGTGCGGATAAAGATCCGCACTTTATACACGATAGCTGAAAAATCAGTTTTTGCACGATAGTGACAAAAGTATCACTGTATTGAGCTATGGCCTGTTTGTCTTGAAGAAATAAGAGCGTTGGTAGTCGGTAATcgattaaaatgcgtgatgcgcagaaaggcacaggttctaaaccccggccatgtaccaatgactatatgtaagttatgtacattagtttgaatactaaccgatgctattacggtgagggaaataatcgtgaggaaacctgcgcTTTCAGGAAACTGGATTTGTAATTATGGTaaaaggtttacctgcaaaggttgcggagggcAGATGAGAgtcattttgtgtaaaaacttgactcacccaattcagggTCCGGTGGTGAGgctgcaaccgggactaaaagccaggaggaagaagatgattgaagaaatataatattttcttccaGGTAGGATCTCTCGAAGCCCTTTACCTAGCTAAAAGGGGTCATCACGTGCGGCTGTATGAATACCGAGAAGGTAAGATAACAATCTGCTTTTAAATTGGACAGGTGTCACTTTTTATAGGTGCGAAATTGTTTTCGAAGAAGTTATCttataaatgaattaagtGCTTGATTTAagcaaattgtaattaaacgCTACCATTAATAAAATGGCTTCATTGACAACACTTCGTGGAATATAATAATCAAGGTTGTATGGAATAAAAATCAGCATAAAAGAtcgtatgaaataaaaatcatcataaaataatgttttattagatATAGTTAgttgaaatatttctttttattaaggtACCTGTGTCGAATATGGCCAGCCGAAAAATATGGCCACAtcctaatattacaaatacgaAACATAGTTAGAATCTGATCGTTGCGCGCCATGTTGGTGGCCCAAGGTCGTATTTGAACGGCGCACCCGCAGGGCGCCCCACCCTCTCCACAGTCGCTCAACGGGCATCACAGTGGAAAGGTGCATCGCTGCTCTTAAAAATCGCAAGTAAGTTTTTTGCTATATTTCTTTAGTTTTTCGATTTAGTGCATATTTATTCACGTTGTCAGGTGGCACAGTTATCGTATTTCgatattttctttgtcattTATGAAAGTATCCATGTGTTTTTGGTCAGAGTGAGGTTAAGCATAAAAATCCTATGACTGAAAATATAACCAGCAACTGGCCATATTGcatgtatgatttttttcattcttagtaacattttcttttttagataTGCCGCGATACAAAAGTAAAGGTATTCGGAGTAATTGGTCAGAAGATGACATGAAACGAGCAATTGCCGCTGTCAAACGTGGTGTGAAGATATACACGGCTGCCAAAAACTATAACATCCCAAGGCGCACGTTAAGACGTTATTTATTAGAGAAAAAGACTACGAAGTCTACTTTAGGCAGAAAGCCGCTTTTAAACGAAGCACAAGAGAGAGATTTGGCTTCCCGTATTATCCGTTTATGCCATGTGGGGTATCCGCTAACACAACGGGTACTACGCACTTGTGTCAAGACGTTTTGCATTCAAAACAATGTTTCAGTATCGAGTCGAGGCTTAATGGTTGGACGAGATTGGCTAAGAGGTTTTCTAAATcgacataaaaatatcaaaatctgAACCCGGCACGCGCCGCAAAGCTGAATAAAGTCGTAGTTGCTGACTATTttgccaaattaaaaaagactATGGAAGAAAACGACGTTTTGAATAAACCTGAGAGAATTTTCAATGTTGATGAGAAAGGCTGTCAgcttaatttacataaagcACCACAAGTTTTAGCGGAACGTGGAACAAAAAGAGTACACCTAGTGGCGCCGGAACATGGTGAAAATGTGACTGTAGTCTCATGTGGCAGCGCTTTAGGCCACGCTATCCCCCCAATGATTTTGTTCAAGGGCAAAAGAATGAAACCTGAATGGATTGATTCTTTACCTACAGGGTCAATAGCTCAAATGACTCCCAAAGGCAGTATGAATACTGAAACGTTCGTGAACTGGTTACACCACTTCGCCAAATTTAAACTATCAGGACCTTGTGTTCTTATCTTTGACGGTGCTAAATGCCATCTGGACTATACCATAGTTGAAGTTGCAGagaaattcaatataaaacttttctgTCTTCCCAGCAACACAACACATGAGCTGCAGCCGATGGACAAATCGGTTTTTCATTCGTATGAGTATTATTGGGATGAGGAGGTTCTGAGGTACTGGTCTATCAACCAGGATCGTAAAATAACGAAACAAAGATTtggaattatattttcaaaggtGTGGGACAAGGCTGCAACGCCGGCAAATATCAGAGCTGGTTTCGAGGCTACTGGGATTTTTCCATTTGATCCGCAAAAGATTCCCGAAGAAGCGTATGCTCCAAGTATCCCAACATACGATCCCACAATAACTGAATCTAATACTGGACAAAAGGAAAATGAAGATCCTAATGATATTACTGATTCAAGTGTTGACAGTGAAAGTATTTTAGCTTGTTCTCATCCTAATTTGAACATCAGCGGTGATCGTTACACTCCAGTTCAAAGTGGTCCCTCTGGCACCAATGCTAAATCACCAGTACGTGCCTTGTCACAAGACAATAATAACATAGCTACTGCACCTTCTTCACCTTCGAGAAATGATCAACTTAAGCTCGGTGAAAATATTCGTACTGAAGGTGACGATAGCGACGATGACGTCCCATTAGCAAGCTTGAAACAGAACAGCCAGAACATAGAAGCTGTAAAGGCAGTTTCGGATTTACTTAATGAATCATATGAATCTTTCAGTGCTATGTTAAAAACTCCGGTAAAGACAACATCTAGCCCAAAGACTGCTCCGAGGGCAAAAGCCATTAATAGTCTGGCTCAAGAACTAACGAAAGCaacttttgtacaaaaaaaattgccaggTCCGTCCGGAGCAGCTTCTCAGAAAAGAAACACTTTGCCAGGGTCATCGAATAAAActtcaaaaaagaagaaaagtaCATCAAAGTCATCCTCAGCTGCCtctcaaaaaaagaatgataTTCCTGGACCATCCAACATTACTTtaccaaaaagaaaacaagatCCTTCAAAAAGGAATAGAGCCTCATCAAACAAGATTCCTTCAAAACCGAAAAGTGGTAAAGGAAAAGCTAGAAAACTTGGTGAGTCTTGGTATTGCTTCGTTTGTGATCAAGATAGAGTTGCTGACATGCGATCTTGTTTTAAATGTGGTTCCTATGTCCATGAAGAGTGCGTTGGTTTGTCTGCCGAAGatacagaaaattttatatgtccCCAATGTTATGATGATTAAAAACAAGATACTCAAGTATCTTTATTGATCGTTCAAGTATCTTTTGTGCATTGTCTAATGCACATGCATGTTGTCTCTAGATTTAAGTTATCACTCTTTAGAATTTATGTGATTTGAAGTTAATGTCTCACAGATTTAGTCTtctattgttattgttattgacAATTAAGTTGATCTCAGAGCAAGCCAATTTATCTAATTAATAAGACAAGTAATTCTtaagtgttttgttttaatttttgtgaaCTGAAGTCAGAGACTGATGTTAGAATAAGTTTAGATAGGTATTAAATGGATCTCAGGCTGAGCCAATACATTTAgcacagaaatttaaatattgttgtttttcGCTAGATttgacttaaaatattttatagagaGTACTCGTACCTATACgatttttgattattaaaCGTAAGATAATACATATCTGGActggtttaataaaaatacttgaaatttacaaattattttattttatttcataacaaaattatcCATACTGTAAATATGGCCACACCGTGggcatatttacatacacgGTCGGAAATATGGCCAATTTAcccctttttaaaaaaatgaatattatataGAAATGATCAATAatttagcaattttttttctatgttatGAAAGCTAAATAGATAAGGTTTTTAGGAAAATATGCAAAGTCAGGCCTTTATCgcataatcattaaaaaaaattactctaaACCTTAAGGTGGCCATATTCGACTCGGGTACCTTATTAGTTTTCCAATATACTTACACATatctaaatataatgtaatgtcctcatattttttaaatctatactaatattataaagctgaagagaatgcgctaatctcaggaactactagttaataaaattaacgtgTTTttccattacggggtagatagagccagctgtcttgaaaagaatataAGGCAACGTTGAGCTGTATAGCTTATTGATAGCATTCAGTTTCAAAAAGTGATatgtttctagcccatcgcctaaaagtagtatcctaattttattaacctatcccttagtcgcattttacgatattcatgagaaagagatggagtggtcctatactgaAGTTCTGGGAACCTACGTAATactgtttataattatgtacctatgtttgaATTTACTACATGTTTTATGTTCTCTTATCACAGATATCAGAAAGACCCCTCAAGCACGAGGCAGGTCAATCAACTTAGCGTTGTCAGTACGAGGCCGACGAGCCCTGAAGGACGTGGGCTTGGAGCAGCATATAGTTGAACAGCATGGAATTCCCATGAGGGCTAGGAAAATTCATCGGCTGGACGGCTCCACCTATGATATACCATACGATGCTAGAACTAAACAGGTAAGGCTTATATGGTATTCTCTTGCACTGTCCTTGTGTGCAGCCTTATAACCCAAATtacctaattatattattaaataataggaATATCAGgtgaaaatttcaaataaattatttttattctttattgtaaaacatttcgaaaattatttaataattgtcacatcttttggtttcacaacatagGTTGACGAATcagttacataaaatttattgccgcttccaaagcgtcagtgcacaAGAAGAGGTACCAAACTCCAATGCAGCATTTTTATGTAAGCGTTGAtctaatgaatattttatttacattttcagTGCATTTTGTCAGTTGGccgaaattatttaaacagcGCTTTACTCAAAGGTTAGTAagcaataagtataaaaacctTATggtcacaatattttttaatagatacaaGTGCGAGCATATCGCTCTTCTGTAAATTACTACGCTTTATTGATGAAACATTCGTTCTACTTAAAACTCTAACTGGTCAATTTGGAATTTAGACcacatgtttctttttttttgtttaactgtttaaaaacaagttactgtctaatttatgttattattcaGAAATGAACTTCGTATAGATAAAACGTCAAACATGctttcttcttattttttgtttgcctTTGATAAGATATAGAATTTATATCTTATAGCTTTGACATAATGAACTAAGATAAACTttgttatcaaaattaataccGTATTATGCAATTCGGATAATATCCTGTTACGAGGCGTTAGTGTATCTGTGTCTAAGTAAGGAGGGCTAATCCTGTTATTTCTTTATGCTGAGCTTCTCTcaagagaggtgaggatattACTTTGATGTAGACCTTGGGATCAGAAGCAACACCGCTAATTATGCAACTGAGAACATATTTAGagaataaaactataaaatatagtaatattaaagggtttttttatttattttcagaatctgaaaattacgaaaatgtagaaaaattCTTCAACCACAAGTTGGTAGACACCAATTTGAAGAAAGGgactttacaattttataagtaagttatttatttggttttaaatacaaaacacTCAAAATAaaggtcttttcaagactgttgattctgtctatcccgcaagggtatatatacctacgccTAGCATAGACGtggtatatatttgtatgtaaaaaacacTATTCTTAACTAGTGTTCGCGTGGCTAGTTTAGGCTAAAAAAGTCTTTGTCACTCCTGAAGGTTTTGTCTGTCtttgtaataattatcattaaaatcggGATAGcagtgttttgtttatttgctcAATACCTACTCATGTTAtcctttttactacgcttttattagcttgggttgtatgtatgtatgtatgtatgtatgtatgtatgtatgtatgtaacggaatctttgagcttaattttcactgatttctaaacgtctgatcaacttgaaactttgcacacgtatcaaggaccgatgacaatgcaatattttgataagagtttctcattatccttattaaaactgccaggattaataaattcatttttagatccttcgtatgagagtaagagagacagagatagcaccaatgccagtaatctccatacaagaaaccaagaagttctgacgtataaggagtccaaaaagagatgtaatatatttccatataatgttactattaacctgaggcttttttatttcatcgcatcgctccatttagaattaccattagaaacaatagtagaattagtagaatattttaaaacaataaaaaatatataagtaataaaacaaaagtaataaatgaaaattgaacaactaaatttacaacaatacaagaataaagttactacctacagaactttgcgatatttaatacgtatttaacatattaatgcgattcttgaattaacattatgtaacttttgcatatttataatagcaacactgtaatactcgcttggaaaatgagtgacagtttgtttatttatgtaaaataagttttgcagtaagttttgaattcgattctaacacctgtaaactttctttctgtttttttaccggtgcctgtgtatttacctatttgcactttgttttgtgctgataacttgtcgttatttggagtttggaatcttccgttgagtcgagctttgttcttccggatattcgtgtgattttatcatctgagattggactctgactgtgttcactgtgttgtgcagatattttgagataggactcctgtaaaaagtacctgattatttgagataggagtcccaagtttgtgtttgtttttgtgaaagacagattttactacaaaagtgccacgatgtcttcagataaacattgttgcgttcctggttgtaaaggcagtggaggtatgtttgaaatatttttgttcctgtatcaatctgcctcttaatcttgtggtttgattcctggcaaggccacaatcgaaaattgttatgtttgctggatagtcaaaaatattattaacagtgatttatcactataaaattcttttcaactgggtttaacaatcatcatacatacatgcatacatataatcacgtctatatcccttgcggggtagacagagccaacagtcttgtaaagactgataggccaccttcagctattgggctttaagatagaattgagattcaaatagtgacaggttgctagcccatcgcctaaaaaagaatcatgatgatgagaatattatgagatttaatccaatcaggccacatataactttaagaaagttagttgtgaaaacctccggcgatgggcgcatggttgcgaaagtcatttctagtaagatagtttacagcgtagtagaagtagtaggaagttaacacttctaccaaaaaataattgtataaaaaaactaaaaaactaggcgttttattgctaatcaaacaaaaaaatagaaaataaataatagtttaaaaaaaactaaaaaactacgctttattgctaatcaaactaaaaaatagaaaataaaatttaaagacaaaggaattataaaacagtagtagcaagtcgaacaatcggttatagtcaattacctccgattaaaattataacaaaattaaatttataaacaaaacaatttaaatcagagtaaaaagcgtggggtgcattttacttcattttcataactctcttgtcataaatatatgctaatagaatgattttaatatttactacatcaggcaccccacgctttttactcagatttcaattgttttgtttataaatttaattttgttataattttaatcggaggtaattgactataaccgattgttcgacttgctactactgttttataattcctttgtctttaaattttattttctattttttagtttgattagcaataaagcgtagttttttagttttttttaaactattatttttataaaatactagcggcccgccaaGGCTTTGAGCGTGATATAGGTAGCCTATAAAACCCGCAGGTAATGtactttttttactgttttgtttccttttattaGGCACACAAACAGATTAAAGATAATACAGTATACTACAGTACATAATACATTATACagtgtagtagtagtagtacctACTGTGATAGAATTTTCACGATCGGTTCAAGATTTCAGAAGATTTTAGcccataaaaacaaacaaaaattcaatGCTACCAAACCTCTTTATCCTACTAAAtggaaagtttgtgagtatgtcaggatgtcagtatggatatttgt
This is a stretch of genomic DNA from Amyelois transitella isolate CPQ chromosome 5, ilAmyTran1.1, whole genome shotgun sequence. It encodes these proteins:
- the LOC132904425 gene encoding uncharacterized protein LOC132904425; translated protein: MEENDVLNKPERIFNVDEKGCQLNLHKAPQVLAERGTKRVHLVAPEHGENVTVVSCGSALGHAIPPMILFKGKRMKPEWIDSLPTGSIAQMTPKGSMNTETFVNWLHHFAKFKLSGPCVLIFDGAKCHLDYTIVEVAEKFNIKLFCLPSNTTHELQPMDKSVFHSYEYYWDEEVLRYWSINQDRKITKQRFGIIFSKVWDKAATPANIRAGFEATGIFPFDPQKIPEEAYAPSIPTYDPTITESNTGQKENEDPNDITDSSVDSESILACSHPNLNISGDRYTPVQSGPSGTNAKSPVRALSQDNNNIATAPSSPSRNDQLKLGENIRTEGDDSDDDVPLASLKQNSQNIEAVKAVSDLLNESYESFSAMLKTPVKTTSSPKTAPRAKAINSLAQELTKATFVQKKLPGPSGAASQKRNTLPGSSNKTSKKKKSTSKSSSAASQKKNDIPGPSNITLPKRKQDPSKRNRASSNKIPSKPKSGKGKARKLGESWYCFVCDQDRVADMRSCFKCGSYVHEECVGLSAEDTENFICPQCYDD